The Sorangiineae bacterium MSr11367 genome window below encodes:
- a CDS encoding methyltransferase domain-containing protein produces the protein MTGKFDTSSGTQWLTIPENVNPRVLATREGYDLWSEIYDSEQNPLILLEEPEVKFQLGNVHGLSVADVGCGTGRHAIRLAREGAKVTALDFSSGMMGRAKEKAVGCSVDFVMHDLRMPLPIPDRSMDRVISCLVIDHFHAAQLPTLFRELGRICRQDGFILISVMHPAMLLRGVQARFADPRTGVEIRPKASTNLVSDYVIAAQIANLPFLALSEHTMDVGIAAKAERAQKYIGWPVLLMMKLAPQGVSNI, from the coding sequence ATGACTGGAAAGTTCGACACCAGTTCGGGCACGCAATGGCTCACGATCCCAGAGAACGTAAATCCTCGCGTTTTGGCGACCCGAGAAGGGTACGATCTCTGGTCCGAAATCTACGATAGCGAGCAAAATCCGCTCATCTTACTCGAAGAACCCGAAGTCAAATTTCAGCTCGGAAACGTGCACGGTCTTTCGGTGGCCGACGTTGGCTGTGGGACCGGACGCCATGCCATTCGATTGGCACGGGAGGGAGCCAAGGTCACGGCGCTGGATTTCTCGAGCGGTATGATGGGGCGGGCGAAGGAAAAGGCGGTAGGCTGTTCGGTCGACTTCGTCATGCACGATCTCCGGATGCCACTCCCCATCCCCGATCGAAGCATGGATCGCGTCATTAGTTGCCTGGTGATCGATCATTTTCACGCCGCGCAGTTGCCCACGCTCTTTCGCGAATTGGGGCGAATATGCAGGCAGGACGGATTCATCCTCATCTCCGTCATGCATCCAGCCATGCTGCTGCGCGGTGTGCAGGCGCGCTTCGCGGATCCGAGAACGGGCGTCGAAATACGCCCCAAGGCGAGCACCAACCTGGTGAGCGATTACGTGATCGCGGCGCAGATTGCCAACTTGCCATTTCTCGCATTGTCCGAGCACACCATGGATGTTGGCATCGCCGCAAAGGCGGAGCGCGCGCAAAAGTACATTGGCTGGCCCGTGCTGCTCATGATGAAGCTCGCACCGCAAGGCGTATCGAACATTTGA
- a CDS encoding DUF3455 domain-containing protein: MMPIRRRTATDLLALVLLAGLFSCRPAAEKAPTVPPAIAVPEGAVVVLKAHAEGVQRYMCKTPPEGKASFAWTLVAPEADLFDASGKRIGKHYAGPTWEDLSGTKVVGEMKAKADSPDPNAIPWLLLQAKSHEGTGSLGQAKFIQRIATAGGKAPEGGCDEASVGFEKRIPYNAEYYFYDVTGK; this comes from the coding sequence ATGATGCCGATACGACGACGCACTGCCACCGACTTGCTCGCCTTGGTGCTCTTGGCTGGGTTGTTCTCGTGCAGGCCCGCCGCGGAGAAGGCCCCCACCGTACCGCCGGCCATTGCCGTACCGGAAGGCGCGGTCGTTGTGCTCAAAGCGCACGCGGAGGGCGTCCAGCGGTACATGTGCAAGACGCCCCCGGAGGGAAAGGCGAGCTTCGCCTGGACCCTCGTCGCACCCGAAGCCGATCTCTTCGATGCGTCGGGCAAACGCATTGGCAAACACTATGCGGGACCGACGTGGGAAGATCTATCGGGCACCAAAGTCGTTGGCGAGATGAAGGCCAAAGCCGATAGCCCCGATCCGAATGCCATCCCGTGGCTGCTCCTCCAGGCCAAATCCCACGAAGGGACCGGCAGCCTCGGTCAAGCGAAGTTCATTCAACGCATCGCAACCGCGGGCGGCAAAGCCCCCGAAGGCGGCTGCGACGAGGCTTCCGTAGGCTTCGAGAAGCGCATCCCCTACAACGCCGAATATTACTTCTACGACGTCACCGGCAAGTGA
- a CDS encoding cytochrome c, producing MTSREPSGSQKGPRSVAARLAMGIAAFACAATVVVASMHRTESSANAGQEHVVAPETQPIAADVGLPQAPPMGESSLPAREVTATSPFAAEAAAEAARKEAVFQKLECVQCHLPSRQRPYYLAAHYSVFDEHGADPVGCGTCHINNKLAATRREGPPAWLAAAPDTLKHVRARHSYVTVPDLTTVFFSGPVGNGPRIRRLTECGVRAFLASPVPRKLGASESMYPLTPARSAALLAALGKDLEPCADVRPDPKAVERGRELFASAGCRNCHGETSEAPLLRIGIPLLSRSFFEARVRDGTAGPTAPPRVHAMRWLPEGDRLAPKLTNTLSMPPFGHLSADDIDALYRYVSEDRSDLRGDPPEETPVSFAPLEDIALYRAVQGQVFSAGCRHCHNDRASDAKSIVTTFGANGVTPIAFPVLGRRPWVRPELKRALSPGANCSESPLVTRLKLRRSEWHGLLPETGNTARRLRGMPLTQPPLSRQAIELAIEWTRRGCPSDAGSLCTTCSSK from the coding sequence GTGACATCTCGAGAACCGAGCGGCAGCCAAAAGGGGCCGCGGAGCGTGGCCGCGAGGCTGGCGATGGGCATCGCGGCCTTCGCGTGCGCGGCAACGGTCGTCGTTGCCAGCATGCATCGAACGGAATCCAGCGCGAACGCGGGCCAGGAACATGTCGTCGCGCCCGAGACCCAGCCCATCGCGGCGGATGTCGGTTTGCCGCAAGCTCCGCCCATGGGAGAGAGCAGCCTCCCCGCACGAGAAGTCACGGCAACGTCACCTTTCGCCGCGGAGGCGGCTGCGGAAGCCGCGCGCAAGGAGGCCGTGTTTCAAAAGCTCGAGTGCGTGCAGTGTCATTTGCCGTCGCGCCAACGGCCCTATTATCTCGCGGCGCACTATTCCGTATTCGACGAGCATGGCGCCGATCCCGTGGGATGCGGAACATGCCATATCAACAACAAGCTGGCCGCAACGCGGCGCGAAGGCCCGCCGGCATGGCTAGCGGCCGCCCCGGACACGCTCAAGCATGTTCGGGCTCGCCATTCCTACGTAACGGTTCCAGACCTCACCACCGTGTTCTTCTCCGGCCCGGTCGGAAATGGCCCCCGCATACGCCGCCTCACCGAGTGTGGCGTGCGTGCCTTTCTTGCGAGCCCGGTTCCTCGGAAGCTCGGGGCCTCCGAGTCGATGTACCCTCTCACGCCAGCTCGGAGCGCTGCTCTTCTCGCAGCTCTTGGCAAGGATCTCGAGCCGTGCGCCGACGTGCGGCCGGATCCGAAGGCCGTCGAACGGGGTCGGGAGCTCTTCGCGTCCGCAGGGTGTCGAAATTGCCATGGAGAGACGTCCGAGGCGCCGCTTCTTCGCATCGGCATACCGCTGTTGTCGCGCAGCTTCTTCGAGGCGCGCGTGCGTGACGGCACCGCCGGTCCAACGGCACCGCCGCGGGTCCATGCCATGCGATGGCTGCCGGAAGGCGATCGACTCGCCCCCAAGCTCACGAATACGCTTTCGATGCCGCCATTCGGGCATCTCTCGGCGGATGATATCGATGCACTGTACAGGTACGTGAGCGAAGATCGCTCCGATCTACGAGGCGATCCCCCCGAAGAGACGCCGGTGTCGTTCGCGCCCCTCGAGGACATCGCGCTTTATCGCGCCGTGCAGGGGCAAGTGTTCTCAGCAGGCTGTCGTCACTGCCACAACGACCGTGCGAGTGACGCAAAAAGTATCGTGACGACCTTCGGGGCCAATGGTGTCACCCCAATTGCGTTTCCCGTTCTCGGCCGGCGACCGTGGGTGCGTCCCGAACTCAAACGAGCCCTTTCGCCCGGAGCGAACTGTTCGGAGAGTCCGCTCGTCACACGATTGAAACTTCGGCGCAGTGAATGGCACGGGCTGCTTCCAGAGACCGGCAACACCGCGCGGCGGCTCCGAGGAATGCCACTCACACAGCCGCCGCTTTCTCGACAGGCCATTGAGCTCGCGATCGAGTGGACTCGGCGCGGATGTCCGTCCGACGCTGGTTCGTTGTGCACGACATGCAGTTCCAAGTAG
- a CDS encoding sigma-54 dependent transcriptional regulator yields MVQRLAASQTTVLIHGESGSGKTHLARAIHEASPRARSKLLVVNCAAIPASLIENELFGHERGAFTGAVNTQEGAFEAAGDGTLLLDEIGELPLGCQAKLLRALEERAFERIGSRQTRMLRARILVATNRDLEAMLVDATFRKDLYFRISTVQLRVPSLRERGGDVIASLAEQLLREAARAADRQIIGFSPRAIEAIQSYTWPGNIRELRNAIEHAAVLGRGLSIEFDELPAAVREGNAETTALRESAASNTDTGPISASQQYFAARDEALARFERNYLAGLIRDHGSRVADAARASGLSRVHLYRLFRKHGLKPRMEAYADSKFGFASRPHTLRENRVRGGRPRKS; encoded by the coding sequence ATGGTCCAACGGCTTGCGGCCAGCCAAACCACGGTGCTGATTCATGGTGAGAGCGGGTCCGGAAAAACTCATCTTGCACGCGCCATTCACGAAGCGAGCCCCCGCGCTCGCTCGAAGCTTCTCGTCGTCAATTGTGCGGCCATCCCTGCATCGCTCATCGAAAATGAGTTATTCGGTCACGAACGCGGAGCCTTTACCGGTGCGGTGAACACGCAAGAAGGGGCCTTCGAGGCTGCGGGAGACGGCACACTGCTCCTCGATGAGATCGGCGAGCTTCCGCTCGGATGTCAGGCAAAACTTCTTCGTGCCCTCGAGGAGCGTGCCTTCGAGCGCATCGGCTCGCGTCAGACACGCATGTTGCGCGCCCGTATTCTCGTAGCCACGAATCGGGACCTCGAGGCCATGTTGGTGGACGCTACCTTTCGCAAGGACCTCTATTTCCGCATCTCGACGGTCCAACTCCGGGTCCCTTCCCTGCGTGAGCGCGGTGGCGACGTGATCGCGAGCCTTGCCGAGCAACTGCTGCGAGAGGCCGCTCGCGCAGCGGACCGCCAGATCATTGGATTTTCGCCACGAGCGATCGAGGCCATCCAGTCGTATACGTGGCCGGGCAACATCCGTGAACTCCGCAATGCCATCGAACACGCCGCCGTCCTCGGCCGCGGACTATCGATCGAGTTCGACGAGCTACCAGCCGCAGTGCGAGAAGGGAACGCCGAAACGACGGCCCTGCGCGAGAGTGCCGCTTCGAACACGGACACCGGGCCAATCTCCGCCTCGCAGCAATATTTCGCCGCACGGGACGAGGCACTGGCCCGGTTCGAGCGCAACTACCTTGCGGGACTGATACGCGATCATGGCTCGCGGGTTGCCGATGCTGCACGCGCAAGCGGTTTGAGCCGTGTCCATCTTTACCGCCTATTTCGTAAACACGGCCTCAAACCAAGAATGGAAGCCTACGCCGATAGCAAATTCGGCTTTGCGAGTCGGCCACACACCCTACGCGAGAACCGCGTACGCGGGGGTCGCCCCCGCAAGTCGTAG
- the murI gene encoding glutamate racemase yields the protein MTSGPIGVFDSGVGGLSVARAIRQRLPHEDLLYLADTACVPYGDRPESWIEARSAAIAELLVHRHAKAIVVACNTATAAAVRSLRARFEVPIVAIEPAVKVAAETTRAGVVAVLATTRTLSSENFRRLQGLFGEGIAVFAQPCPGLADRVEAGDLSGPATRGLLEKYVRPAIACGADTIVLGCTHYSFLTGLIAEIAGPHVTIVDPAPAVARQLERRLTETRVIRSVVPISHLDECEPKGTDRFLATGPIEHARRMITELWLADGACRHEVEVEFVAPVRR from the coding sequence ATGACGAGTGGTCCGATCGGCGTATTCGACTCTGGAGTGGGCGGGCTATCGGTGGCTCGCGCCATCCGCCAACGATTGCCGCACGAGGACTTGCTCTACCTCGCCGATACGGCCTGCGTCCCGTATGGCGATCGGCCCGAGTCCTGGATTGAAGCTCGTTCCGCGGCCATCGCGGAACTCTTGGTGCATCGGCATGCCAAGGCGATCGTCGTCGCGTGCAATACCGCCACGGCCGCGGCCGTCCGGAGTTTGAGGGCACGCTTCGAGGTTCCAATCGTTGCGATCGAGCCGGCGGTGAAGGTGGCCGCGGAGACGACCCGAGCGGGGGTCGTTGCGGTGCTGGCGACGACACGCACGCTCTCGAGCGAGAACTTTCGCAGGTTGCAAGGGCTGTTCGGGGAAGGAATCGCGGTTTTCGCTCAGCCTTGTCCAGGATTGGCGGACAGGGTCGAGGCGGGGGATTTATCTGGACCAGCCACACGCGGGCTGCTCGAGAAATACGTGCGTCCCGCCATCGCGTGTGGTGCCGATACCATCGTTCTGGGCTGCACCCATTATTCTTTCCTGACCGGCCTCATCGCGGAGATCGCCGGCCCGCACGTGACGATCGTGGACCCCGCACCCGCCGTTGCGCGTCAACTCGAGCGAAGGTTGACCGAGACCCGCGTCATCCGCTCCGTCGTCCCGATTTCCCACCTTGACGAATGCGAACCAAAGGGGACCGATCGATTTCTCGCGACAGGTCCGATCGAGCACGCCCGCCGGATGATCACCGAACTTTGGCTGGCGGATGGTGCCTGTCGCCATGAGGTGGAGGTCGAATTCGTCGCTCCCGTGCGTCGGTAG
- a CDS encoding HAMP domain-containing histidine kinase — MRAPRLRLVQRIYIVGIAQLAAVTLVAVVLLVVAQSARHAMFRSRAMAFVASTLEAEAWDRASLQATVDRVADELHWSVAIYDANGMRIASSSPQTLPFPQPSTLDRRRLDLPGEKPMQMVVTFPDPPPPPSVAVFGVFVLAIVGISSWLTARSLAVPLERLGAAAKMAIQAERELLANISHELRTPLQRIRIALDLAAEGDAETARESLHDITEDLGDLEVLVGDVLIATRLALREGAAPTGALPPISFEPVDLHGLLERSMARFRAAHADRGLEASMANPLPALLAAPRLLRRVVDNLLENAHKYTDDPNRPIHLSCASIPNGVVLEVRDHGIGIAAADLERVFEPFFRADRSRTRATGGLGLGLALARRIVEAHGGTLSLTSELGRGTTARVELPLQPGQGHPSAS, encoded by the coding sequence GTGCGCGCACCGCGATTGCGACTCGTTCAACGCATTTACATCGTCGGTATTGCGCAGTTGGCTGCCGTGACCCTCGTAGCGGTGGTCCTCCTCGTCGTAGCGCAATCCGCGCGTCATGCCATGTTTCGCAGCCGTGCGATGGCCTTCGTCGCATCGACGCTCGAGGCCGAAGCTTGGGACCGCGCATCGCTGCAGGCCACGGTGGATCGCGTTGCCGACGAGTTGCACTGGTCCGTTGCGATTTACGACGCGAACGGTATGCGGATCGCGTCCTCGTCGCCGCAGACGTTGCCTTTTCCGCAGCCGTCGACCCTCGACCGCCGACGCCTCGACCTTCCCGGCGAGAAACCCATGCAGATGGTCGTCACGTTTCCCGATCCGCCGCCGCCACCCAGCGTTGCCGTGTTCGGAGTCTTCGTGTTGGCGATCGTCGGCATCTCGTCGTGGCTCACCGCGAGGTCGCTCGCCGTGCCGCTCGAGAGGCTCGGGGCCGCGGCGAAGATGGCGATTCAGGCCGAGCGCGAGCTGCTGGCGAATATTTCGCACGAGCTGCGAACCCCCCTCCAGCGAATTCGCATCGCGCTGGACCTTGCCGCAGAGGGCGATGCCGAGACCGCGCGCGAGTCTCTCCACGACATCACCGAGGACCTGGGCGATCTCGAAGTGCTCGTGGGCGACGTGCTCATCGCGACGCGTCTCGCGCTGCGGGAGGGCGCCGCCCCGACCGGCGCACTTCCGCCCATTTCTTTCGAACCGGTGGACCTGCACGGTCTTCTCGAGAGGTCCATGGCGCGGTTTCGGGCGGCCCACGCCGACCGCGGGCTCGAAGCGTCGATGGCAAATCCGCTCCCCGCGCTCCTCGCCGCCCCGCGCCTGTTGCGAAGGGTCGTCGACAATTTGCTGGAGAATGCGCACAAGTATACGGACGACCCGAATCGCCCCATTCATCTATCGTGCGCGAGCATTCCGAACGGCGTCGTGCTCGAAGTGCGCGATCACGGCATCGGCATCGCCGCGGCCGATCTCGAGCGCGTCTTCGAACCCTTTTTTCGCGCCGACCGCAGTCGCACCCGCGCAACCGGCGGCCTCGGCCTGGGCCTCGCCCTCGCACGCCGCATCGTCGAGGCACACGGCGGCACATTGTCCCTTACGAGCGAGTTGGGGCGCGGAACGACGGCGCGGGTGGAGCTTCCACTCCAGCCGGGGCAGGGGCATCCTAGCGCCTCATGA
- a CDS encoding response regulator transcription factor: protein MEPPTHHTGDAISVVYIEDDVRTARLMAKYFESHGLSITLVADGAAGIEAVMQGEPDVVLLDLMMPGADGIEVCRQLRARTSVPIIMVSARTEEADRVMGLEGGADDYLVKPFSSRELLARIRAQVRRARGRVGPPIQRVRVGGLVLDPRAMSATLHGESLALTTYEFMLLRALAEHAGRVMTREQLVDIVRGSADETFDRAIDVHISRLRQKLNDDPRQPRMLKTVRRIGYMFAAEQE from the coding sequence ATGGAGCCTCCGACGCATCACACGGGTGACGCCATTTCCGTCGTCTACATCGAGGACGACGTTCGCACCGCCCGCCTCATGGCCAAGTACTTCGAGTCGCACGGTCTATCCATCACCTTGGTGGCCGATGGCGCGGCAGGGATCGAGGCGGTCATGCAGGGCGAGCCGGACGTGGTGCTGCTCGATCTCATGATGCCCGGCGCCGATGGAATCGAAGTATGCCGGCAGCTGCGTGCGCGCACCAGCGTGCCCATCATCATGGTCAGCGCGCGAACCGAGGAAGCCGATCGCGTCATGGGTCTCGAGGGCGGCGCCGACGACTACCTGGTCAAACCGTTTTCCTCGCGTGAGCTCTTGGCGCGCATTCGAGCGCAGGTGCGCCGTGCGCGGGGGCGCGTGGGACCGCCCATTCAGCGGGTGCGCGTCGGAGGGCTCGTCCTCGATCCGCGCGCGATGAGCGCCACGCTCCACGGAGAGAGCCTCGCGCTCACCACGTACGAGTTCATGTTGCTGCGCGCGCTCGCCGAGCATGCAGGGCGCGTCATGACCCGCGAGCAGCTCGTGGACATCGTGCGCGGCAGCGCCGACGAGACGTTCGATCGCGCGATTGACGTGCACATCTCGCGCTTGCGTCAAAAGTTGAATGACGACCCGCGCCAGCCTCGAATGCTCAAGACCGTCCGCCGCATCGGCTACATGTTCGCGGCGGAGCAGGAGTGA
- a CDS encoding peroxiredoxin family protein — protein MIRFAPVAGAMGTLFLFGVPLFLALDRMMLLPPSLRDRPWPFELIVVFGTAAIVMTVRWFDGKGRWAALLTGGAIACVLNVVVLSVLARSSRLPPVPPELALGAHVPAVTLQDQGGAPIELGKTNGPLLVVVFRGVWCPYCRKELARLAQQIPRFSSSEVRVYGISADDPDALLRHQRSSELPFSLLSDPEQKVTALCGTSMHCLLLFDRSGALRWGGFSESWRSPPRYEDVLQAAYRLQ, from the coding sequence ATGATCCGATTCGCCCCCGTCGCCGGCGCCATGGGCACGCTTTTTCTTTTCGGCGTGCCGCTCTTCTTGGCGCTCGACCGCATGATGCTCCTCCCGCCGTCGCTCCGCGATCGTCCATGGCCATTCGAGCTGATCGTCGTTTTCGGTACGGCGGCCATCGTCATGACGGTTCGCTGGTTCGATGGCAAAGGTCGATGGGCCGCGCTCCTCACGGGCGGCGCGATCGCCTGTGTGCTGAATGTTGTCGTTTTGAGTGTCCTCGCGCGGTCGAGCAGGCTTCCACCGGTCCCACCCGAACTTGCCCTTGGCGCGCACGTACCGGCGGTGACCTTGCAAGATCAAGGCGGCGCCCCCATCGAATTGGGCAAGACCAACGGTCCACTCCTCGTCGTCGTTTTTCGCGGCGTGTGGTGTCCCTATTGCCGAAAGGAGCTCGCGCGACTGGCGCAACAGATCCCCCGTTTCTCGTCGAGCGAGGTTCGCGTGTATGGCATCAGCGCGGACGATCCCGACGCACTCCTTCGCCACCAGCGCTCGTCCGAGCTCCCCTTCTCCTTATTGTCGGATCCCGAGCAGAAGGTGACGGCCCTGTGCGGTACATCGATGCACTGCTTGCTGTTGTTCGATCGAAGTGGCGCCCTTCGGTGGGGGGGTTTCAGCGAGAGCTGGCGCAGTCCGCCCCGGTACGAGGACGTTTTGCAAGCCGCTTATCGCCTTCAATAG
- a CDS encoding multicopper oxidase domain-containing protein, whose translation MNLHTFARISIWASLVGASFVSGCSGSSSELTQPDPSDEPAGRSELAVTQEGTFTNPLRVPPVMARTATANASAAATTLAAYNLTIKSGTAQMKAGNPTPIVGFDGIFPGPTLVVERGETTTVTQTNAWNENVTIHNHGHKVAAESDGHPVDYITPGSSKVYTYPNDQPAGTFWYHDHTMDLTGAHVYNGLAGFYIIHDAAEDALNLPSGDYDIPLLLQDKQFNADNTLTYTSQAGGFLGNTPVANGVANAVHNVANRKYRLRLLNGSDVRLWNLELRAGTTPQTFQVISSDGGLLQAPVSTTSLSIAPGERYDIVVDFAPHPVGTTLSLFNTDATAPAISTLMQFTVNRTETDTSTVPNTLATIARYAEADSTGSANIALAFANGNWQLNGLTYDPARIDITSPSNAVRIWTLTNNSGAMHPFHKHLVEFNVLDINGQPPPAHQNGLKDTVQVPGRGTVRIIFKNEGFTGTYVFHCHRLGHEDHRMMLQESVTP comes from the coding sequence ATGAATCTACACACGTTTGCACGCATATCGATATGGGCGAGCTTGGTTGGAGCGAGCTTCGTCTCCGGCTGTTCGGGCTCGAGTTCCGAACTCACCCAGCCCGATCCATCCGACGAACCCGCGGGTCGAAGCGAACTCGCGGTCACGCAAGAGGGCACGTTCACCAACCCATTACGGGTCCCGCCGGTCATGGCGCGAACCGCGACGGCCAATGCATCGGCCGCTGCGACGACGCTCGCGGCCTACAACCTCACGATCAAGTCGGGGACCGCGCAAATGAAGGCGGGGAATCCAACCCCCATCGTCGGCTTCGACGGCATCTTTCCGGGTCCCACCCTCGTCGTGGAACGTGGAGAAACGACGACGGTCACGCAAACCAATGCATGGAACGAAAATGTGACGATCCACAACCACGGGCACAAGGTCGCCGCCGAAAGCGATGGTCACCCGGTGGATTACATCACGCCCGGTTCGTCGAAGGTTTACACGTATCCCAACGACCAACCCGCGGGCACGTTTTGGTACCACGACCACACGATGGACCTGACCGGCGCGCACGTCTACAACGGCCTTGCCGGGTTCTACATCATCCATGATGCCGCCGAGGATGCGCTCAATCTCCCCTCGGGCGACTATGACATCCCCCTGTTGCTGCAAGACAAGCAATTCAACGCGGACAACACCCTCACGTACACCAGCCAAGCTGGCGGGTTTCTCGGCAATACGCCGGTGGCCAACGGCGTGGCCAATGCCGTCCACAACGTGGCCAACCGCAAATACCGTCTTCGTTTGCTGAATGGTTCGGACGTTCGGCTATGGAATCTGGAGCTCCGCGCCGGCACCACCCCGCAAACCTTCCAAGTCATTTCCTCCGACGGCGGGCTGCTTCAAGCGCCGGTCAGCACCACGAGTCTCTCGATTGCTCCCGGGGAGCGTTACGATATCGTCGTCGATTTCGCGCCACATCCCGTGGGGACCACCTTGTCTTTGTTCAATACGGATGCCACGGCTCCGGCCATCTCGACGTTGATGCAGTTCACCGTAAATCGAACGGAAACGGACACGAGCACGGTCCCGAACACCCTGGCCACGATTGCGCGTTACGCGGAGGCGGATTCGACGGGGTCGGCCAATATTGCGCTCGCCTTCGCGAACGGCAATTGGCAACTCAACGGCCTCACCTACGACCCGGCCCGTATCGACATCACCTCCCCGAGCAACGCCGTTCGGATTTGGACCTTGACCAACAACTCGGGCGCCATGCACCCGTTCCACAAGCACCTGGTGGAGTTCAACGTCCTGGACATCAATGGCCAGCCACCACCCGCCCACCAAAATGGGCTCAAGGACACCGTCCAGGTCCCCGGCCGCGGCACCGTGCGAATCATCTTCAAGAACGAAGGATTCACCGGAACCTACGTCTTTCACTGCCACAGGCTCGGACACGAAGACCACCGCATGATGCTCCAAGAAAGCGTCACCCCGTAG
- a CDS encoding LysR family transcriptional regulator: MTSKKIDDLDIDLLLALNALLDSQNVTQAARKLGITQPALSARLGRLRALFDDRLFVAGSSGRGVVPTSRALELKPLVADVVERLRALMSVAPAFEPAQSKRTFVIAARENPATVLAPALVPLVRSLAPRVRLAFIQPRPDRIMSDLESGKVDVFLGATHGVGSDSLVGRTLFEVDFVTAQRRDHPRGTGPLSLKEFCRLEHVLVSIDGGFSGLVDEALALKGCTRNVVVSVQSYALAPIIVANSDIVCTLPRSLLEPLSDVLHVAPPPIELERVELAAYWHERSQLDPGHKWLREQIFAIAHAHE, encoded by the coding sequence ATGACCTCGAAGAAGATCGACGATCTAGACATTGACCTGCTGCTCGCACTGAATGCGTTGCTCGACAGCCAGAACGTGACGCAAGCCGCGCGCAAGCTCGGCATCACGCAGCCGGCGCTGTCGGCGAGGTTGGGGAGGCTGAGGGCGCTGTTCGACGATCGGCTGTTCGTCGCCGGATCGTCGGGGCGCGGGGTCGTCCCGACGTCACGGGCCCTCGAGTTGAAGCCATTGGTCGCGGACGTGGTGGAACGCTTGCGCGCGTTGATGAGCGTGGCCCCCGCGTTCGAGCCGGCACAAAGCAAGCGCACCTTCGTCATCGCGGCGCGGGAGAATCCTGCCACGGTCTTGGCGCCAGCGCTGGTGCCCCTCGTGCGGTCGCTGGCGCCGCGCGTGCGGCTCGCGTTCATTCAGCCGCGCCCCGACCGAATCATGTCCGATTTGGAATCGGGCAAGGTCGACGTCTTCCTCGGCGCCACCCACGGTGTCGGGAGCGACTCGTTGGTCGGTCGGACGCTGTTCGAGGTGGACTTCGTCACGGCGCAGCGCCGCGATCATCCACGGGGGACGGGCCCGCTGTCGCTCAAGGAATTTTGCAGGTTGGAGCACGTCCTCGTATCGATCGATGGCGGCTTTTCGGGCCTCGTGGACGAAGCCCTGGCCCTCAAGGGGTGCACGCGCAACGTCGTCGTCTCCGTGCAAAGTTACGCCCTGGCGCCGATCATCGTGGCGAACAGCGATATCGTCTGCACCCTTCCACGGAGCCTGCTCGAGCCGCTCTCCGACGTGCTCCACGTCGCGCCCCCGCCCATCGAGCTCGAACGGGTCGAGCTCGCAGCCTATTGGCACGAGCGCAGCCAGCTCGATCCTGGGCACAAGTGGCTGCGCGAGCAGATCTTTGCCATCGCCCACGCGCACGAGTGA